The Hippoglossus hippoglossus isolate fHipHip1 chromosome 19, fHipHip1.pri, whole genome shotgun sequence genome has a segment encoding these proteins:
- the mrpl10 gene encoding 39S ribosomal protein L10, mitochondrial: protein MNAAFVATSFPESHFRLKMAATLCSTFLQKQGWLPLTQSVRHGSKAVTRHRKPFHIIRQKLMAVTKYMPPVRAIPPGAYPSATKRVQEDNALTLLLKTDLKKVFQDCKMVAVVQNSASSAEDMMLLKNRLFKHGIIVKFFPNQVTRSFLMDTVHSNMAPLFIGPTVLFISKEPKVKEMLKALKSSPQMTLLGACIDNTLLSVDGIVSYSKLPSVAVVQGQLVSGLTMLTSHTASLLQRHPAHLSALLQQHVRQQSPDSGAAEEAA, encoded by the exons ATGAACGCAGCATTTGTTGCGACGTCATTTCCTGAATCACATTTCCGGTTAAAGATGGCGGCGACCTTGTGTTCTACGTTTCTACAGAAACAAG GATGGCTCCCGCTCACCCAGAGCGTCCGGCACGGCTCCAAGGCCGTGACTCGACACCGGAAACCGTTTCACATCATCCGGCAGAAGCTCATGGCCGTGACCAAGTACATGCCTCCAGTGAGGGCCATTCCTCCGGGCGCCTACCCGTCCGCCACCAAGCGCGTCCAGGAG GATAACGCCCTGACGTTACTCCTGAAGACGGATCTGAAGAAGGTGTTCCAGGACTGTAAGATGGTGGCCGTGGTGCAGAACAGCGCCAGCAGCGCCGAAGACATGATGCTGCTCAAGAACAGACTTTTCAAACATGGCATCATCGTCAAGTTCTTCCCAAACCAG gTGACGCGGTCCTTCCTGATGGACACTGTCCACAGCAACATGGCTCCTCTGTTCATTGGTCCGACGGTGTTGTTTATTAGTAAAGAGCCGAAGGTGAAGGAGATGCTGAAGGCTCTGAAGTCCAGTCCTCAGATGACCCTACTGG GAGCCTGCATAGACAACACGCTGCTGAGCGTCGATGGGATTGTGAGCTACTCCAAACTGCCGTCGGTGGCTGTGGTCCAGGGTCAGCTGGTGAGCGGGCTGACGATGCTGACCTCCCACACTGCCTCCCTGCTGCAGCGCCACCCGGCGCACCTGTCGgccctgctgcagcagcacgtCAGGCAGCAGAGCCCGGACAGCGGCGCGGCAGAGGAAGCCGCGTAG